Proteins from one Chroococcidiopsis sp. CCMEE 29 genomic window:
- a CDS encoding molybdenum-pterin-binding domain-containing protein — MPKNQKQWITFKVSEWEMSALEAYCQQTQRTKTDVLRQLMRQLPTYSESGNDWRY; from the coding sequence ATGCCAAAGAACCAAAAACAATGGATCACGTTTAAGGTGTCAGAATGGGAAATGAGTGCGCTGGAAGCTTACTGCCAACAAACGCAACGAACCAAAACTGACGTGTTGCGACAACTAATGCGGCAGTTACCGACTTATAGCGAGTCTGGCAACGATTGGCGCTATTAA
- a CDS encoding class I SAM-dependent methyltransferase: MNQQREFPDWEQLYQNQQVESMPWFNPDLDPDLDQALTRLNLHTGAALDLGTGPGTQAMALAQRGFKVTATDISDTAVSQAQEKAQEKGLNIDFRQDDILNSNLDKTFDFVFDRGCFHVLLPAHRQDYVSTVAGLIKPGGYLLLKCFSQLETRESGPYRFTPAQIQEIFSSRFNVISTEETVYHGTLDPLPRALFCVLETS, from the coding sequence GTGAATCAACAACGTGAGTTTCCTGACTGGGAACAATTGTATCAAAACCAGCAAGTAGAATCTATGCCTTGGTTCAACCCAGATCTCGATCCAGATCTTGACCAGGCGTTAACCCGGCTGAACCTCCATACGGGGGCTGCCTTGGATCTCGGCACTGGTCCAGGTACTCAAGCGATGGCATTGGCACAGCGCGGCTTTAAAGTCACTGCTACTGATATTTCAGACACCGCTGTAAGTCAGGCTCAAGAGAAAGCCCAAGAAAAGGGGTTGAATATCGACTTTCGGCAGGATGATATCCTCAACAGTAATCTTGACAAGACATTTGACTTTGTATTTGATCGTGGCTGTTTCCACGTGCTACTTCCTGCACACAGGCAAGATTACGTTAGCACTGTAGCTGGTTTGATTAAGCCTGGAGGTTATCTCCTTCTTAAGTGCTTTAGCCAGTTGGAAACACGCGAGTCAGGTCCTTATCGATTTACACCCGCCCAAATCCAGGAGATTTTTAGCAGCCGATTCAATGTCATATCGACTGAAGAAACGGTATATCATGGTACCTTAGACCCACTTCCACGCGCATTATTCTGTGTTCTAGAAACATCTTAA
- the argJ gene encoding bifunctional ornithine acetyltransferase/N-acetylglutamate synthase — protein MADWQEISGGVTAPKGYWAAGIAAGLKPSGLPDLALIFSDVEAIAAGVFTTSQVRAAPVDYCRQSLQAKHSARAILCNAGQANAATGSQGWLDALECAMLVGQALNIPSDAVLLASTGVIGQRIRMEELRNGLSSLVAAASENGSDAAAQAIITTDLVTKSIALETTLGDHRPVRIGGIAKGSGMIHPNMATLLAFVTCDAVVSPSLWQQMLSRAADKSFNQITVDGDTSTNDTLIALANGQSRTPAITEMGQEAEKLEAMLTAVCQHLAKAIARDGEGATCLIEVQVSGATDEAAARQVARTIAGSSLVKSAIFGRDPNWGRIAAAAGRAGVLFEQENLQIKLGDFFLMENGQPLPFNRKDASAYLKQKATSKAPQQGVASTNMSNELLMVKDGELSAFERSAASGYLKDDTVLISVSIGNGSGFGIAWGCDLSYDYVKINAEYTT, from the coding sequence ATGGCAGACTGGCAGGAAATTTCTGGTGGTGTCACCGCTCCTAAGGGATATTGGGCGGCGGGAATTGCTGCAGGGCTGAAACCTTCGGGACTTCCAGATTTAGCATTAATTTTTTCTGATGTAGAGGCGATCGCAGCGGGTGTATTCACGACTTCTCAAGTTCGAGCTGCCCCTGTAGACTACTGTCGCCAAAGCCTGCAAGCCAAGCATAGTGCTCGTGCTATTCTCTGCAATGCTGGGCAAGCAAACGCAGCAACCGGCTCCCAAGGTTGGCTCGATGCTCTGGAATGTGCCATGTTGGTGGGACAAGCGCTGAATATTCCATCAGACGCAGTGCTGCTAGCTTCCACTGGGGTCATTGGTCAACGAATTCGCATGGAGGAACTGCGGAATGGGCTCTCCTCGCTGGTGGCAGCCGCCTCGGAAAACGGTTCTGATGCAGCGGCACAAGCCATAATCACGACCGATTTAGTAACAAAATCTATTGCCTTAGAAACAACCTTAGGCGATCATCGTCCAGTCCGGATTGGGGGTATTGCCAAAGGTTCTGGGATGATTCATCCTAACATGGCGACCCTGCTTGCCTTTGTCACCTGTGATGCCGTTGTTTCACCTTCCTTGTGGCAGCAAATGTTGAGCCGAGCAGCTGATAAGAGTTTTAATCAAATTACTGTAGATGGCGATACCAGTACTAATGACACGCTGATCGCCCTAGCGAACGGTCAATCTCGTACTCCAGCAATTACTGAGATGGGGCAAGAAGCGGAAAAGCTAGAGGCTATGTTAACAGCAGTTTGCCAACATTTAGCCAAAGCGATCGCCCGTGACGGCGAAGGCGCAACGTGCCTGATTGAAGTACAAGTTTCTGGAGCAACAGATGAAGCAGCTGCCCGTCAGGTTGCCAGAACCATTGCTGGTTCTTCTCTTGTCAAGTCAGCAATCTTCGGTCGTGACCCTAATTGGGGACGTATTGCTGCCGCCGCTGGACGCGCTGGGGTTCTGTTTGAGCAAGAAAACCTCCAAATAAAGTTAGGAGATTTCTTCCTCATGGAAAATGGTCAACCCCTCCCTTTTAACCGTAAAGATGCCAGTGCTTATCTCAAACAAAAAGCGACTAGTAAGGCTCCTCAACAAGGTGTAGCTAGCACTAACATGAGTAATGAATTATTAATGGTTAAGGATGGTGAGCTAAGCGCTTTTGAGCGCAGTGCCGCTAGTGGTTATTTAAAAGACGATACAGTCTTAATCTCAGTCAGCATTGGTAATGGTTCTGGATTTGGCATTGCTTGGGGCTGCGATCTCAGCTATGACTATGTGAAGATTAACGCTGAGTACACGACCTAA